The sequence ATCATTGGGGGCAGATGTGCCTTTCTTTCTGGTGGGGGGTGCGGCTCTGGCAGAAGGCATCGGCGAAAAACTTACACCCATCCAGCTTCCAGAGGTGCATCTGGTGCTGGTCAACCCCGGCACCGAAGTCAGCGCCAGAGATGCTTACCTCTGGCTCGATCAGGCCCAGAATTTCACCCCTGAATTGCCCCTCTCAGACATCTTGCAAGCCCTTGAAGCCCACAACAAGGTGCCCTATTTCAATGCTCTGGAAAAAGCCGTTCTGGAACGTCACACTGAAATACAGCAGGTGCTGAACACATTGCCAGAGGTGGGCCTCCACAGCCCCCTGATGAGTGGGTCAGGCAGCACCTGTTTTGCTCTGGCACGCTCCGCTGAAGAAGCCGATGAAGCCGTTCAAAAATTGCAAAAGGTGTTTCCAGAGCATTGGATCATGGCAGCACGAAGCATTGGATGATGTGTAGGGGCGAGGCGGGCCTCGCCTTGAGCAGAAGGCTGAAGGCCAAGGCAGAAGGCTTTTTGGGGAAATGTCAAGCTGAATGGGACAAGGGTTTTTAGAGCTTCAGCAAAAGCATCTTTTTGCCTTCTGCTTTCCGCCTTCTGCTGCATCCTTTCAGCCTTCTGCCTTCTGCCCCATCTTCAAAGCCACGCCACCCAGAGCCTGCACCACCCGTTGCAGGCTTTTCTGGTCTTTGCCCTGCAAATGACCCTCAGCATCAAAAGCAGTCTCACAGTGGGTCACCGAAACACCGTCCGGCAAAACCAGACACCCCAGACGGTTCAAAAGCAGGACTGCAGATTGCACGGATCTGGCTCCACCATAAGGACCGGGCGAAGCACTGACCACCGCAGCAGGTTTGTGCATGAAAGGATCGAGACCCCTCTGGTCCCCATGCTTGCGGGACATCCAGTCGAGGGTGTTTTTCAGAACCCCGGTCATTCCTCCGTTGTACTCTGGCGAGGCAATCAGCAAACCCTGATGCTCGGTCATCAAACGTCGCAACTCGATGGCGTTTTCTGGCATGCCATGCTCTGCTTCAAAATCTGCGTCATACAGGGGCAGAGGGTGATCTTTCAGGTCCAGAAGGGTGAACTGGATGGACTCTGGAGCAAGGCGCAAGGCTTCTTGCAAAAGTTTTTTGTTCCATGAATCTTTTCTCAGGCTGCCAGCGAAGGCGAGGATGCGGGTCATGGGG is a genomic window of Deinococcus misasensis DSM 22328 containing:
- a CDS encoding 4-(cytidine 5'-diphospho)-2-C-methyl-D-erythritol kinase; protein product: MMLHPLRRFAPAKVNLGLSVTGLLPNGYHTLHSLMVPLSVGDELTFQKADQLTLEVKGANLPTDERNLVYRAARAYLDAAQITSGVHIVLDKKLPLASGVGGGSSDAATTLMALRELYPTNLDLHPIAKSLGADVPFFLVGGAALAEGIGEKLTPIQLPEVHLVLVNPGTEVSARDAYLWLDQAQNFTPELPLSDILQALEAHNKVPYFNALEKAVLERHTEIQQVLNTLPEVGLHSPLMSGSGSTCFALARSAEEADEAVQKLQKVFPEHWIMAARSIG
- a CDS encoding NADPH-dependent FMN reductase yields the protein MTRILAFAGSLRKDSWNKKLLQEALRLAPESIQFTLLDLKDHPLPLYDADFEAEHGMPENAIELRRLMTEHQGLLIASPEYNGGMTGVLKNTLDWMSRKHGDQRGLDPFMHKPAAVVSASPGPYGGARSVQSAVLLLNRLGCLVLPDGVSVTHCETAFDAEGHLQGKDQKSLQRVVQALGGVALKMGQKAEG